In Bosea sp. (in: a-proteobacteria), one DNA window encodes the following:
- a CDS encoding efflux RND transporter periplasmic adaptor subunit — protein sequence MKRSGLVIGVVIAGLAAGGIWYWRARAPQAEHAARGGRGEGAPVAVVTAAAIRADVPVRKRAIGFVETPASVLVRSRIDSQITAQHVTDGQFVKAGDLLFTLDDRDIKAQIAKDEAMLARDEATHTRNLADLDRYRQLFARNAGTQAQVDQATADEKSSAAGIRADHATLDADRLKLSYTRITAPIDGRIGTVQVTPGNLVNASANSSGTGLLTITQMKPLRVSFAMPESELMTLQGALAAARPVPVTASVPNADRPPAEGKLNFVDSAVDVASGTITAKAAFANDDLSLWPGQYVDVEIVPQTLSDVTVIPTVAVQTGQKGPYVFVVKPDATVDLRPVKVALSEGERTALSEGVAPGERVVTDGQMRLKQGTRVRERAAAGDKPAQATPVAEGARS from the coding sequence ATGAAGCGTTCGGGACTGGTCATCGGCGTCGTCATCGCCGGCCTCGCGGCGGGCGGGATCTGGTATTGGCGCGCCCGCGCGCCGCAAGCCGAGCACGCCGCCCGCGGCGGGCGCGGCGAGGGGGCGCCTGTCGCCGTGGTCACGGCGGCGGCGATCCGGGCGGATGTCCCGGTGCGCAAGCGCGCCATCGGCTTCGTCGAGACGCCGGCGAGCGTCTTGGTGCGTTCGCGCATCGACAGCCAGATCACGGCCCAGCACGTCACCGACGGGCAGTTCGTAAAGGCCGGCGACCTGCTCTTCACCCTCGACGACCGCGACATCAAGGCCCAGATCGCCAAGGACGAGGCGATGCTGGCGCGCGACGAGGCGACGCATACCCGCAACCTCGCCGATCTCGACCGGTACAGGCAGCTTTTCGCCCGCAATGCCGGCACGCAGGCGCAGGTCGACCAGGCGACGGCCGATGAGAAGAGCTCGGCCGCCGGCATCCGGGCCGACCATGCGACGCTCGACGCCGACCGGCTGAAGCTGAGCTATACGCGCATCACCGCGCCGATCGACGGGCGCATCGGCACGGTGCAGGTCACGCCGGGCAACCTCGTCAACGCCAGCGCCAACAGCAGCGGCACCGGCCTTTTGACCATCACCCAGATGAAGCCGCTGCGCGTCTCCTTCGCCATGCCCGAGAGCGAGCTCATGACCCTGCAGGGCGCGCTCGCTGCGGCGAGGCCCGTGCCGGTGACCGCCAGCGTCCCGAACGCCGACCGCCCCCCGGCGGAGGGCAAGCTCAATTTCGTCGATTCGGCCGTCGACGTCGCCTCCGGTACGATCACCGCCAAGGCCGCCTTCGCCAATGACGATCTGAGCCTGTGGCCCGGCCAATATGTCGATGTCGAGATCGTGCCGCAGACGCTTTCCGACGTCACGGTGATCCCGACGGTCGCGGTGCAGACCGGGCAGAAGGGGCCTTACGTCTTCGTCGTGAAGCCGGATGCGACCGTCGATCTCAGGCCGGTCAAGGTCGCGCTCAGCGAGGGCGAGCGTACCGCGCTGAGCGAGGGCGTGGCGCCCGGCGAGCGCGTCGTCACCGACGGCCAGATGCGCCTGAAGCAGGGCACCAGGGTGCGCGAGCGCGCCGCTGCCGGCGACAAGCCGGCGCAGGCCACGCCGGTCGCGGAAGGGGCGCGCTCATGA
- a CDS encoding NADH:flavin oxidoreductase/NADH oxidase: MSQLFSPYQLGSLSLANRIVIAPMCQYSAENGCANDWHSIHLGHLALSGAGLMIVEATAVEPDGRISPFDLGLWNDETEAALAQALRPARRWSQMPIAIQLAHAGRKASTAKPWEGGGQLDPDKGGWTVHAPSAVGFENYPRLPRALTRDDIGRLCEAFAGSARRAVRLGFDAIELHGAHGYLMHQFLSPLSNKREDDYGGSLENRMRFPLEVLDAIRAVVPAGYPVGFRISGTDWVEGGWDIEQSIVFVKAGQARGAAFVDVSGGGISTAQKIPLGPSYQVPLARAVKQATGLPTMAVGLITEPEQAEAIIGTGEADFVALARGILYDPRWPWHAAAALGATVKAPSQYLRSPPRQHSKLFA; the protein is encoded by the coding sequence ATGAGCCAGCTCTTCAGCCCCTATCAGCTCGGCAGCCTTTCGCTCGCCAACCGCATCGTCATCGCCCCGATGTGCCAGTATTCGGCGGAAAACGGCTGCGCCAACGACTGGCACAGCATCCATCTCGGGCATCTGGCGCTATCGGGCGCGGGCCTGATGATCGTCGAGGCGACGGCCGTCGAGCCGGACGGGCGCATCAGCCCCTTCGACCTCGGCCTCTGGAACGACGAGACCGAGGCAGCGCTGGCCCAAGCGCTTCGCCCGGCGCGCCGCTGGTCGCAGATGCCGATCGCGATCCAGCTCGCCCATGCCGGCCGCAAGGCATCGACCGCGAAGCCCTGGGAGGGCGGCGGCCAGCTCGATCCCGACAAGGGCGGCTGGACGGTGCATGCGCCCTCCGCGGTTGGTTTCGAGAACTATCCGCGGCTGCCGCGGGCGCTCACCCGCGACGATATCGGCCGGCTCTGCGAGGCTTTCGCGGGCTCGGCCCGGCGTGCCGTGCGGCTGGGCTTCGACGCGATCGAGCTGCACGGCGCCCATGGCTATCTGATGCACCAGTTCCTCTCGCCGCTCTCGAACAAGCGCGAGGACGACTATGGCGGCTCGCTGGAAAACCGCATGCGCTTCCCGCTCGAGGTGCTCGATGCGATCAGGGCCGTGGTGCCGGCGGGTTATCCGGTCGGCTTCCGTATTTCCGGCACCGACTGGGTCGAGGGCGGCTGGGACATCGAGCAGAGCATCGTCTTCGTCAAGGCGGGCCAGGCGCGCGGGGCCGCTTTCGTCGACGTCTCCGGCGGCGGGATCTCGACCGCGCAGAAGATCCCGCTCGGCCCGAGCTACCAGGTGCCGCTGGCGCGGGCGGTGAAGCAGGCGACCGGCCTGCCGACCATGGCCGTCGGCCTGATCACCGAGCCCGAGCAGGCCGAGGCGATCATCGGCACCGGCGAGGCCGATTTCGTCGCGCTGGCGCGCGGCATCCTCTACGACCCGCGCTGGCCCTGGCATGCGGCGGCCGCGCTCGGCGCCACCGTCAAGGCGCCGAGCCAGTATCTGCGCTCGCCGCCGCGACAGCATTCCAAGCTGTTCGCCTGA
- a CDS encoding thiazole synthase encodes MASFYGFTPQNPLFLGTAQYPSPAILAEAVRRSGAEVVTVSLRREAAGGAGQAFWALIRELGVRVLPNTAGCHTVKEAVTTAQMAREVFGTDWIKLEVIGEDDTLQPDVIALVEAARILGDDGFKVFPYTTEDLVVAGRLIDAGCEVLMPWGAPIGSGRGLNNPYGLRSLRRHVPEVALVVDAGIGLPSHAAQAMEMGYDGILLNTAVAKAGDPAAMAEAFALAIRAGRQAFAAGPIEARDMAAPSTPVMGKAFLA; translated from the coding sequence ATGGCGTCCTTCTACGGCTTCACGCCGCAAAACCCGCTCTTCCTGGGCACGGCGCAATATCCCTCGCCGGCGATCCTGGCCGAGGCGGTGAGGCGCTCGGGCGCCGAGGTCGTCACCGTCTCGCTGCGCCGGGAGGCGGCGGGCGGGGCGGGGCAGGCGTTCTGGGCGCTGATCCGCGAGCTCGGCGTCAGGGTGCTGCCGAACACGGCCGGCTGCCACACCGTCAAGGAGGCGGTCACCACCGCGCAGATGGCGCGCGAGGTCTTCGGCACCGACTGGATCAAGCTCGAGGTGATCGGCGAGGACGACACGCTCCAGCCGGACGTGATCGCGCTGGTCGAGGCCGCCCGCATCCTCGGCGACGACGGCTTCAAGGTCTTTCCCTACACCACCGAGGACCTCGTCGTCGCCGGGCGCCTCATCGATGCCGGCTGCGAGGTCTTGATGCCCTGGGGCGCGCCGATCGGCTCGGGCCGGGGGCTCAACAACCCTTACGGCCTCAGGAGCCTGCGCCGGCATGTCCCCGAGGTCGCGCTCGTCGTCGATGCCGGCATCGGCCTGCCCTCCCATGCCGCGCAGGCGATGGAGATGGGCTATGACGGCATCCTGCTCAACACCGCCGTCGCCAAGGCCGGCGATCCCGCCGCGATGGCGGAAGCCTTCGCGCTCGCCATCCGCGCCGGCCGCCAGGCCTTTGCCGCCGGGCCGATCGAGGCGCGCGACATGGCGGCTCCCTCCACCCCCGTCATGGGCAAGGCCTTTCTCGCATGA
- a CDS encoding thiamine phosphate synthase has translation MKLDPFYPIFDSADWLARMLPLGVRLVQLRVKDRPEAEVAREIARAKALCAAADCVLVVNDYWKLAIAEGCDCVHLGQEDLDTADLGAIRKAGLRLGVSSHDEAELERALAAEPDYVALGPVYPTILKAMRFGPQGLERLGEWKRRIGALPLVGIGGISLERAQGVFAAGADSVAAVTDITLNADPEGRLKQWLAATRRHATA, from the coding sequence ATGAAGCTCGATCCGTTCTACCCCATCTTCGATTCGGCCGACTGGCTGGCGCGCATGCTGCCGCTCGGCGTCAGGCTGGTGCAGCTGCGCGTCAAGGATCGCCCCGAGGCCGAGGTCGCGCGCGAGATCGCCCGCGCCAAGGCGCTCTGCGCCGCGGCTGATTGCGTGCTCGTCGTCAACGATTACTGGAAGCTCGCCATCGCCGAGGGCTGCGATTGCGTCCATCTCGGCCAGGAAGACCTCGATACCGCCGATCTCGGCGCGATCCGCAAGGCGGGCTTGAGGCTCGGCGTCAGCAGCCATGACGAGGCGGAACTCGAGCGCGCACTGGCGGCTGAGCCGGATTACGTCGCGCTCGGCCCGGTCTATCCGACGATTCTTAAAGCAATGCGCTTCGGCCCGCAGGGGCTGGAGCGGCTCGGCGAATGGAAGCGCCGCATCGGCGCGCTCCCGCTGGTCGGCATCGGCGGCATCTCGCTGGAGCGGGCGCAGGGCGTCTTCGCGGCGGGCGCCGACAGCGTCGCGGCCGTGACCGACATCACGCTGAACGCCGATCCCGAGGGTCGGCTGAAGCAATGGCTCGCGGCGACGCGGCGGCACGCGACAGCCTGA
- a CDS encoding SelT/SelW/SelH family protein: MTETKPAPRIAITYCSLCNWMLRSAWLGQELLSTFGQDLGEVALIPRSGGIFQVHYDGELIWDRKSDGGFPDSKVLKQRVRDRLDPERSLGHVDGHVAQAEAEG; this comes from the coding sequence ATGACTGAGACCAAGCCTGCCCCGCGCATCGCCATCACCTATTGCTCGCTGTGCAACTGGATGCTGCGCTCGGCCTGGCTCGGGCAGGAGCTGCTCTCGACCTTCGGGCAGGATCTCGGCGAGGTCGCGCTGATCCCGCGCAGCGGCGGCATCTTCCAGGTCCATTACGACGGCGAGCTGATCTGGGACCGCAAGAGCGATGGCGGCTTCCCGGATTCCAAGGTGCTGAAGCAGCGCGTGCGCGACCGGCTCGACCCCGAGCGCAGCCTCGGCCATGTCGACGGGCATGTAGCGCAGGCGGAAGCGGAGGGCTGA
- a CDS encoding carboxypeptidase M32, with protein sequence MTAYSELSAHFGRIAAMSNAIGILQWDNDVMMPKGAAGTRSESMALLAVLRHGLSSDARIGDWLAKADGDESLGAWEKANLREIRRVWTVDTALPSDLVEASSKAISACEMRWRQAREEADFAGLLPYLAEVLNLQREIGRAKGEKLGLIPYDALLNDYEPGGRSAKIDVLFDDLAAFLPGFTEEALAVQARRPAQAALEGPFPTQAQRALGLRLMAALGYDFERGRLDISTHPFCGGADNDVRITTRYDEADFTKALMGVLHETGHALYEQGRPQAYINQPVGAARGMSLHESQSLLMEMQACRSRQFLAYAAPLMRESFGGAGPAWESEALWQRYTRVAPGFIRVDADEVTYPAHVILRYRLEKALIAGEMALADLPAAWNDGMKTLLGVIVPNDRLGCLQDIHWPSGGWGYFPTYTLGAMTAAQIFDAACRAEPAILPGIGKGDFSPLTGWLRANIHGKGSLLTTDDLLTEATGRPLDAAVFKAHLRRRYVEEV encoded by the coding sequence ATGACCGCCTATTCCGAGCTCTCGGCCCATTTCGGCCGCATCGCGGCCATGTCCAACGCCATCGGCATCCTGCAATGGGACAACGACGTGATGATGCCGAAGGGCGCGGCCGGAACGCGCTCCGAGAGCATGGCCCTGCTCGCCGTCCTGCGCCACGGGCTTTCGAGCGATGCCCGCATCGGCGACTGGCTCGCGAAGGCCGATGGCGACGAAAGCCTCGGCGCCTGGGAAAAAGCCAACCTGCGCGAGATCCGGCGCGTCTGGACGGTCGACACCGCGCTTCCTTCCGATCTGGTCGAGGCGTCGAGCAAGGCGATCTCGGCCTGCGAGATGCGCTGGCGGCAGGCGCGGGAAGAAGCGGATTTCGCCGGGCTCCTGCCCTATCTCGCCGAGGTCCTGAACCTGCAGCGCGAGATCGGCCGGGCCAAGGGCGAGAAGCTCGGGCTCATCCCCTATGACGCCCTGCTCAACGACTACGAGCCGGGCGGCCGTTCCGCGAAGATCGACGTGCTGTTCGACGATCTCGCCGCCTTCCTGCCCGGATTCACCGAGGAGGCGCTTGCCGTGCAGGCGCGCCGCCCGGCGCAAGCCGCGCTGGAAGGCCCCTTCCCGACGCAGGCGCAGCGGGCGCTGGGGCTCAGGCTGATGGCGGCGCTGGGCTATGATTTCGAGCGCGGCCGGCTCGATATCTCGACCCATCCCTTCTGCGGCGGCGCCGACAACGACGTGCGAATCACCACCCGCTATGACGAGGCCGATTTCACCAAGGCGCTGATGGGCGTCCTGCACGAGACCGGGCATGCGCTCTACGAGCAGGGCCGGCCGCAAGCCTACATCAACCAGCCGGTCGGCGCGGCGCGGGGCATGAGCCTGCACGAGAGCCAGTCGCTGCTGATGGAGATGCAGGCCTGCCGCTCGCGCCAGTTCCTCGCCTATGCCGCGCCGCTGATGCGCGAGAGCTTCGGCGGTGCGGGGCCGGCATGGGAAAGCGAGGCGCTGTGGCAGCGCTATACCCGCGTCGCGCCCGGCTTCATCCGCGTCGATGCCGACGAGGTCACCTATCCCGCCCATGTCATCCTGCGCTACCGGCTGGAGAAGGCGCTGATCGCCGGCGAGATGGCGCTCGCCGACCTGCCCGCCGCCTGGAACGACGGCATGAAAACCCTGCTCGGCGTCATCGTGCCCAACGACCGTCTCGGCTGCCTGCAGGACATCCATTGGCCCTCCGGCGGCTGGGGCTATTTCCCGACCTATACGCTGGGCGCGATGACGGCGGCCCAGATCTTCGATGCCGCCTGCCGGGCGGAACCGGCGATCCTGCCCGGCATCGGCAAGGGCGATTTCAGCCCGCTCACCGGCTGGCTGCGCGCCAATATCCACGGCAAGGGCTCGCTGCTGACGACCGACGATCTCCTCACCGAAGCCACCGGCAGGCCGCTCGATGCCGCCGTGTTCAAGGCGCATCTGCGCCGGCGCTATGTCGAGGAGGTTTGA
- a CDS encoding efflux RND transporter permease subunit: MNVSAFCIRHPVATILMSVSLVLAGLFAWRFLPVAALPRAEFPVVNVSAQLPGASPDTMATSVATPLIKQFATIAGIDSISTTNSQGSTSIAIQFVLNRDIDAAAADVQAAIARTQRQLPAEMTTQPSYRKVNPADAPIILMALKSDIVPLSQLDAFAQQVISPALSTVDGVAQVLIWGSQKYAVRIQIDPTALAARGIGLDELQAAITAANANTPVGTLQNDAQQLTILAKTQLANAAQFADVIVTTRSGKPVRLGDVAKVIDSVENTQTRSQYDGTPAIVLAVQRQPDANTVEVVDRVKAMIPAFEEQLPAAASLSLLNDRSTSIRHAVEDVEFTLFLTIALVVMVIFVFLRRVAATFIPAVAVPISIIATLAVMYLLNFSIDNISLLGLTLSVGLVVDDAIVMLENIVRHMEEDGLSAFDAALKGSGEIGFTIVSISLSLVAVFIPVLLMGGVIGRIFNEFAVVVTVSILASAFVSLTLTPMLCSRLLSGYSEHHRENALGRFLEKGFDKLLAGYDAGLKLCLRVQPLMLVAFFLTMAGSVWLLQSAPKGFFPQEDIGQLQVSTEARQDISFEAMQKLQNEVADVFRKSPYVAHVASSVGGNGGGNALNSGRLFVELKPLDERPNIQAVLASLRRDLAQVAGIGTYMTPVQNLRIGARSSKSQYQLVVQGLDQQLMNGWALRLADAMSRDRSTFVDVTTDLQDNALQATVVVDRDKANALGIGSDILRSTLYSGFGVRQVSTIYTAGDSYNVVVEFNPNEHWTPERLNAIRVRTKSGTLVPLGAIARIERTAGQLTVNQLGQLPAVTISYNLPAGVALGDSVAHIAAIKDGLGLPKSISTTLAGTAKVFQDSLANQGLLIAGAILTIYIVLGILYESFIHPLTILTGLPSAAMGALGALRLFDLELSVIAIIGLLMLIGIVKKNAIMMIDVALVLRREGLTAQEAIHKACIMRFRPILMTTLAALMGTLPIALGAGASAELRQPLGIAVVGGLMISQVLTLFITPVLFLYMDRLSEGLVRLGGWLRGGRQAPVTHPAE; the protein is encoded by the coding sequence ATGAACGTCTCCGCCTTCTGCATCCGCCACCCGGTCGCGACCATCCTGATGTCGGTCTCGCTGGTGCTGGCGGGGCTGTTCGCCTGGCGCTTCCTGCCGGTCGCGGCCCTGCCGCGGGCGGAGTTCCCGGTCGTCAACGTCTCGGCGCAACTGCCCGGCGCCTCGCCCGACACCATGGCGACCTCGGTCGCGACGCCGCTGATCAAGCAGTTCGCCACCATCGCCGGCATCGATTCGATCTCGACCACCAACTCGCAAGGCTCGACCTCGATCGCGATCCAGTTCGTGCTGAACCGCGACATCGACGCAGCCGCCGCCGACGTGCAGGCCGCGATCGCCCGCACCCAGCGGCAATTGCCGGCCGAGATGACGACGCAGCCGAGCTATCGCAAGGTCAACCCGGCCGATGCGCCGATCATCCTGATGGCGCTGAAGAGCGACATCGTGCCGCTCTCGCAGCTCGATGCCTTCGCCCAGCAGGTGATCTCGCCGGCGCTCTCCACCGTCGACGGCGTCGCCCAGGTCCTGATCTGGGGCAGCCAGAAATATGCGGTGCGCATCCAGATCGACCCGACCGCGCTCGCCGCGCGCGGCATCGGCCTCGACGAATTGCAAGCCGCGATCACCGCCGCCAACGCCAATACGCCGGTCGGCACGCTGCAGAACGACGCCCAGCAGCTCACCATCCTGGCGAAGACGCAGCTCGCCAACGCCGCCCAGTTCGCCGACGTCATCGTCACCACGCGCTCGGGCAAGCCGGTTAGGCTCGGCGACGTCGCCAAGGTGATCGATTCGGTCGAGAACACCCAGACGCGCAGCCAGTACGACGGCACGCCGGCGATCGTGCTCGCCGTGCAGCGCCAGCCCGACGCCAACACCGTCGAGGTCGTCGACCGCGTCAAGGCGATGATCCCCGCCTTCGAGGAGCAGTTGCCGGCGGCAGCCTCGCTCTCGCTGCTCAACGACCGCTCGACCTCGATCCGCCACGCGGTGGAGGACGTCGAGTTCACGCTGTTCCTCACCATCGCGCTGGTCGTCATGGTGATCTTCGTCTTCCTGCGCCGGGTGGCGGCGACCTTCATTCCCGCGGTCGCGGTGCCGATCTCGATCATCGCGACGCTGGCCGTGATGTATCTGCTCAATTTCTCGATCGACAACATCTCGCTGCTCGGCCTCACGCTCTCGGTCGGCCTCGTCGTCGACGACGCCATCGTCATGCTGGAGAACATCGTCCGGCACATGGAGGAGGACGGGCTTTCCGCCTTCGACGCCGCGCTGAAGGGCTCGGGCGAGATCGGCTTCACCATCGTCTCGATCTCGCTCTCGCTGGTCGCGGTCTTCATCCCCGTGCTGCTGATGGGCGGCGTCATCGGCCGCATCTTCAACGAGTTCGCCGTGGTGGTGACGGTCTCGATCCTCGCCTCCGCCTTCGTCTCGCTGACGCTGACGCCGATGCTGTGCTCGCGCCTGCTCTCGGGCTATTCCGAGCATCACCGGGAGAACGCGCTCGGCCGCTTTCTGGAGAAGGGCTTTGACAAGCTCCTCGCCGGCTACGATGCGGGCTTGAAGCTGTGCCTGCGCGTCCAGCCGCTGATGCTCGTCGCCTTCTTCCTGACCATGGCCGGCAGCGTCTGGCTGCTCCAGAGCGCGCCGAAGGGCTTCTTCCCGCAGGAGGATATCGGCCAGCTCCAGGTCTCGACCGAGGCGCGGCAGGACATCTCCTTCGAGGCGATGCAGAAGCTCCAGAACGAGGTCGCGGATGTCTTCCGCAAGTCGCCTTACGTGGCGCATGTCGCCTCGTCGGTCGGCGGCAATGGCGGGGGTAACGCGCTCAATTCGGGCCGGCTCTTCGTCGAGCTCAAGCCGCTCGACGAGCGGCCCAATATCCAGGCGGTGCTCGCCTCGCTCCGGCGCGACCTCGCGCAGGTGGCGGGCATCGGCACCTATATGACGCCGGTGCAGAACCTGCGCATCGGCGCGCGCTCCTCCAAGAGCCAGTACCAGCTCGTCGTGCAGGGGCTCGACCAGCAGCTGATGAACGGTTGGGCCCTGCGCCTCGCGGACGCGATGAGCCGCGACCGCTCGACCTTCGTCGACGTCACCACCGATCTCCAGGACAACGCCCTGCAGGCGACCGTCGTGGTCGACCGCGACAAGGCCAATGCGCTCGGCATCGGCTCCGACATCCTGCGCTCGACGCTCTATTCCGGCTTCGGCGTCCGGCAGGTCTCGACGATCTACACCGCCGGCGACAGCTACAATGTCGTCGTCGAGTTCAACCCGAACGAGCATTGGACGCCGGAGCGGCTGAACGCCATCCGCGTGCGCACCAAGTCCGGCACGCTGGTGCCGCTCGGCGCCATCGCCCGGATCGAGCGCACCGCCGGCCAGCTCACGGTCAACCAGCTCGGCCAGCTCCCGGCGGTGACGATCTCCTACAACCTGCCGGCTGGGGTCGCGCTCGGCGACAGCGTCGCGCATATCGCGGCGATCAAGGACGGGCTCGGCCTGCCGAAGTCGATCTCGACCACGCTCGCCGGCACCGCCAAGGTCTTCCAGGATTCGCTGGCGAACCAGGGCCTGCTGATCGCCGGCGCGATTCTGACGATCTATATCGTGCTCGGCATCCTCTACGAGAGCTTCATCCACCCGCTGACGATCCTGACAGGCCTGCCTTCGGCCGCGATGGGCGCGCTGGGGGCGCTGAGGCTGTTCGACCTCGAGCTTTCGGTCATCGCCATCATCGGGCTCCTGATGCTGATCGGCATCGTCAAGAAGAACGCGATCATGATGATCGACGTGGCGCTGGTGCTCAGGCGCGAGGGCCTCACGGCGCAGGAGGCCATCCACAAGGCCTGCATCATGCGCTTCCGGCCGATCCTGATGACGACGCTCGCCGCGCTGATGGGCACGCTGCCGATCGCGCTCGGCGCCGGCGCGAGCGCGGAGCTGCGCCAGCCGCTCGGCATCGCGGTCGTCGGCGGCCTGATGATCAGCCAGGTGCTGACGCTGTTCATCACCCCCGTCCTGTTCCTCTACATGGACAGGCTGTCGGAGGGGCTGGTCAGGCTCGGCGGCTGGCTGCGCGGCGGCAGGCAGGCGCCGGTGACGCATCCGGCGGAGTGA
- a CDS encoding aspartate kinase, which yields MARLVMKFGGTSVANVERIKNAARHVKREFDAGNEVAVVVSAMSGKTNELVAWCKEVAPSFDQAEYDTVVASGEQVTSGLMAMVLQAMGLPARSWQGWQIPLYGSDAHGAARIEGIDGAGILAGFDRSREIAVCSGFQGINPRTHRIVTLGRGGSDTSAVALAAGLKADRCDIYTDVDGVYTTDPRVVPKARRMDKVSFEEMLEMASLGSKVLQVRSVEIAMVHRMPTYVRSSFDDPEHPNPGTLICDEDDIVEQQIVTGIAFSRDEAQITLRRVADKPGVAAAIFGPLADANINVDMIIQVVSDDRATTDITFTVPTADYERARTVLESKRDAISYEDIQGATDVVKVSAIGVGMRSHAGVAARAFRALAEKGINIRAITTSEIKFSVLIDAAYTELAVRTLHSLYGLDAA from the coding sequence ATGGCCCGTCTGGTGATGAAATTCGGCGGCACCTCAGTCGCCAATGTCGAGCGCATCAAGAACGCGGCGCGCCACGTCAAACGCGAGTTCGACGCCGGCAACGAGGTCGCGGTCGTGGTCTCCGCGATGTCGGGCAAGACCAACGAGCTCGTCGCCTGGTGCAAGGAGGTCGCGCCCTCCTTCGACCAGGCGGAATACGACACCGTCGTCGCCTCGGGCGAGCAGGTCACCTCCGGGCTGATGGCGATGGTGCTCCAGGCGATGGGCCTGCCGGCGCGCTCCTGGCAGGGCTGGCAGATCCCGCTCTACGGCTCCGACGCGCATGGCGCGGCCCGGATCGAGGGCATCGACGGTGCCGGCATCCTCGCCGGCTTCGACCGCAGCCGCGAGATCGCGGTCTGCTCCGGCTTCCAGGGCATCAACCCGCGCACGCACCGCATCGTCACGCTCGGGCGCGGCGGCTCGGACACCAGCGCGGTGGCGCTCGCGGCGGGTCTCAAGGCCGATCGCTGCGACATCTACACCGATGTCGACGGCGTCTACACCACCGATCCGCGCGTGGTGCCCAAGGCCAGGCGCATGGACAAGGTCTCCTTCGAGGAGATGCTCGAAATGGCCTCGCTCGGCTCGAAGGTCCTGCAGGTGCGCTCGGTCGAGATCGCGATGGTGCATCGCATGCCGACCTATGTGCGCTCCTCCTTCGACGACCCCGAACACCCCAATCCCGGCACCCTCATCTGCGACGAGGACGACATCGTGGAACAGCAGATCGTCACCGGCATCGCCTTCTCGCGGGACGAAGCCCAGATCACGCTCCGGCGCGTGGCCGACAAGCCCGGCGTCGCCGCGGCGATCTTCGGCCCGCTCGCCGACGCCAACATCAATGTCGACATGATCATCCAGGTCGTCTCCGACGACCGGGCGACGACCGACATCACCTTCACCGTGCCGACCGCCGATTACGAGCGCGCGAGGACCGTGCTCGAGAGCAAGCGCGACGCGATCTCCTATGAGGACATCCAGGGCGCGACCGATGTGGTGAAGGTCTCGGCGATCGGCGTCGGCATGCGCTCGCATGCGGGCGTCGCGGCGCGCGCCTTCCGGGCGCTGGCCGAGAAAGGCATCAACATCCGCGCGATCACCACCTCCGAGATCAAGTTCTCGGTCCTGATCGACGCCGCCTATACCGAGCTTGCGGTGCGCACGCTGCACTCGCTCTACGGGCTCGACGCCGCCTGA
- a CDS encoding MarR family winged helix-turn-helix transcriptional regulator, with the protein MERPLRRELMFQLVETARLLRTYVDQRARRHGTTRAQWGLMSRLRRQEGLHQAALAEQMDLQPISLTRLLDRLQSQNLIERRTDPADRRAYRLFLTPEGRSLVDSLDAVRGEIAREVLGEVDEPAILAALDALSAIREQIRTRSETKAPASAGHAA; encoded by the coding sequence ATGGAACGACCCCTGCGGCGCGAGCTCATGTTCCAGCTCGTCGAAACCGCGCGGCTGCTCAGGACCTATGTCGACCAGCGCGCCCGCCGGCACGGCACGACGCGGGCGCAATGGGGGCTGATGTCGCGGCTGCGGCGGCAGGAGGGGCTGCACCAGGCCGCGCTCGCCGAGCAGATGGACCTCCAGCCGATCTCGCTGACCCGCCTGCTCGACCGCCTCCAGAGCCAGAACCTGATTGAGCGCCGCACCGACCCCGCCGACCGGCGTGCCTATCGCCTCTTCCTCACGCCCGAAGGCCGGTCGCTGGTCGACAGCCTCGACGCGGTGCGCGGCGAGATCGCCCGGGAGGTGCTGGGCGAGGTCGACGAGCCGGCGATCCTGGCGGCGCTCGATGCGCTTTCCGCGATCCGCGAGCAGATCAGGACCCGATCCGAAACCAAGGCCCCGGCCTCCGCCGGCCATGCCGCCTGA